One Alcaligenes ammonioxydans DNA segment encodes these proteins:
- a CDS encoding ATP-dependent acyl-CoA ligase yields the protein MHAHSIPASELPLFSIPATQRTVPALLRLRAERMGDAPLFSDRHTHYTGEQTLQVAAASASRLSRAGIKRGDRVALLCTNRHEFLDMVLGCGWLGAIVVPINTASRGAQLQHILCNSQASLLVVESDLTPLLADVDLGATAVQQAWLIQGQEAAQTLAVATCDLPALGDYCEPADIGPGDTLAILYTSGTSGPSKGVQCPHAQFYWWGIYTASKLGMKADDVLYTCLPMFHTNALNTFFQALVSDACMVVDKRFSASRFFDNLCQTGATITYLLGAMVPILLSKPVTAAEKQHKTRIALGPGVPEQFHSQFLERCQMYLLDGFGSTETNYVMGRGIQEQRNGYMGRVSEGFEALVVDENDNPLPDGEVGELLLRADEPYAFALGYYGQPDKTVETWKNLWFHTGDRVVRDADGYYRFVDRLKDMIRRRGENISSYEVEQALASHPAVHTVAVYAAKSELAEDEVMAMIVLRPDCSVSCEELLQHCERRLPYFAVPRFIEFTDVLPTTENGKIQKFALRDRGIGPNTWDREKAGYQVRR from the coding sequence ATGCACGCCCATTCCATTCCCGCTTCTGAATTGCCGCTGTTTTCAATACCCGCCACGCAGCGCACGGTACCGGCCCTGTTGCGCCTGCGCGCCGAGCGCATGGGTGATGCCCCGCTGTTCTCAGACCGTCATACCCACTACACCGGCGAACAAACCTTGCAAGTGGCCGCAGCCAGCGCCAGCCGCCTGAGCCGCGCCGGCATCAAGCGTGGCGACCGGGTCGCCCTGCTCTGCACCAACCGCCACGAATTTTTGGACATGGTGCTTGGCTGCGGCTGGCTGGGTGCCATTGTGGTGCCCATCAATACCGCCTCGCGTGGTGCCCAGTTGCAGCACATTCTGTGCAATAGCCAAGCCAGCCTGCTGGTGGTGGAAAGTGATCTGACTCCGCTGCTGGCCGATGTGGACCTTGGCGCCACTGCCGTCCAGCAAGCCTGGTTGATTCAAGGTCAGGAAGCCGCACAAACACTGGCTGTGGCCACCTGCGATCTGCCTGCTTTGGGCGATTACTGCGAGCCTGCGGATATCGGCCCTGGCGATACGCTGGCCATTCTGTACACCTCCGGCACCTCGGGCCCCTCCAAAGGTGTGCAATGCCCCCACGCCCAGTTCTACTGGTGGGGTATTTACACTGCCAGCAAACTGGGCATGAAAGCCGACGATGTGCTCTACACCTGCCTGCCCATGTTCCACACCAATGCCCTAAATACCTTCTTTCAGGCCCTGGTCAGTGACGCCTGCATGGTGGTGGACAAGCGGTTTTCAGCCAGCCGCTTCTTTGACAATCTGTGCCAGACTGGTGCCACCATTACCTATCTGCTCGGTGCCATGGTGCCCATCTTGCTGTCCAAGCCGGTCACGGCCGCAGAAAAGCAGCACAAGACCCGCATTGCCCTGGGCCCTGGCGTGCCTGAACAGTTTCATAGCCAGTTTCTGGAGCGCTGCCAGATGTACCTGCTCGATGGCTTTGGCTCCACCGAGACCAATTATGTGATGGGCCGGGGTATCCAGGAGCAGCGCAATGGTTATATGGGCCGTGTATCCGAGGGCTTTGAGGCGCTGGTAGTGGATGAAAACGACAACCCGCTGCCAGACGGTGAAGTGGGCGAGCTGTTGCTGCGCGCCGATGAACCCTATGCCTTCGCGCTGGGTTACTACGGGCAACCGGACAAGACGGTGGAGACCTGGAAAAACCTGTGGTTCCACACCGGTGACCGCGTCGTGCGTGATGCAGATGGCTACTACCGCTTTGTGGACCGTCTGAAAGACATGATTCGCCGTCGTGGTGAGAACATTTCCTCCTACGAAGTCGAACAGGCATTGGCCAGTCACCCCGCTGTCCACACCGTTGCGGTGTATGCGGCCAAGTCCGAACTGGCCGAGGACGAGGTCATGGCCATGATTGTGCTGCGTCCTGATTGCAGCGTTAGCTGCGAGGAACTGCTGCAGCATTGCGAACGCCGCCTGCCCTATTTTGCTGTCCCCCGCTTTATCGAATTTACGGATGTCTTGCCCACTACGGAAAATGGCAAGATTCAAAAATTTGCCCTGCGTGATCGCGGCATTGGTCCCAACACGTGGGACAGAGAAAAAGCGGGCTATCAGGTTCGTCGCTAA
- a CDS encoding Bug family tripartite tricarboxylate transporter substrate binding protein, with protein MKVWLKLATCCALMLGAQAHAQNKNVTLVVPYPPGGAADQLARVISQEMGTRFDQKVIVENRPGAGAQVAMNVVKNANPSSLGTVLFLADSGAYSLNRHLYQRLNYDVATDLIPMTLAAKAPVFLLVNKDSPFKTVQDLVAAGQKQELTYGSPGMGTGTHLLGEMLRKETGARLVHVPYKGAGPALIDAVSGQIDFIFDVLTGSRGFLEDGRLRSIAAATTERSPLRPDVPTIAEAGIPNVAFTIWWGISAKAGTPEEDVARLTEQLTAVLKEESVVKKFVDFGIQIEPSTPQEFADLIERDAQTMGPTIKALDITLD; from the coding sequence ATGAAGGTATGGCTTAAGTTGGCAACGTGTTGTGCACTGATGTTGGGTGCACAGGCCCATGCTCAAAACAAGAATGTGACGCTGGTTGTGCCTTACCCACCGGGCGGTGCGGCGGACCAGCTCGCGCGCGTGATCTCCCAGGAAATGGGCACGCGCTTTGATCAAAAAGTCATCGTGGAAAACCGCCCCGGCGCGGGTGCCCAGGTGGCCATGAACGTCGTGAAGAACGCCAATCCCAGCTCCTTGGGTACGGTCCTGTTTCTGGCTGATAGCGGTGCCTATTCCTTGAATCGCCACTTGTATCAGCGTCTGAATTACGACGTGGCAACCGACCTGATCCCCATGACGCTGGCCGCTAAGGCGCCGGTGTTCCTGCTGGTCAATAAAGACAGCCCCTTCAAGACGGTTCAGGATCTGGTGGCCGCGGGCCAGAAACAGGAGCTGACGTACGGTTCGCCGGGGATGGGGACGGGGACTCACCTGCTGGGCGAGATGCTGCGTAAAGAAACCGGCGCCCGACTGGTACACGTGCCTTACAAAGGCGCTGGTCCCGCTTTGATTGACGCGGTGAGCGGCCAGATCGACTTTATTTTTGATGTGCTGACGGGCAGCCGCGGTTTCCTTGAAGATGGCCGTTTGCGTTCGATTGCGGCCGCCACGACCGAGCGCAGCCCTTTGCGTCCAGACGTGCCGACGATTGCAGAAGCCGGTATCCCCAATGTGGCGTTCACCATCTGGTGGGGCATTTCGGCCAAAGCCGGTACGCCTGAGGAAGACGTGGCCCGTCTGACCGAACAATTGACGGCGGTGCTGAAAGAAGAGTCAGTGGTCAAGAAGTTCGTGGACTTCGGTATTCAGATCGAACCTTCCACACCTCAGGAGTTTGCGGATCTGATCGAGCGTGATGCTCAAACCATGGGGCCGACCATTAAGGCCTTGGATATCACGCTGGACTAA
- a CDS encoding GntR family transcriptional regulator, whose protein sequence is MAANPYKKREPNIREQVYGMLRQDIALGKIGFDVRLVDNEIAASLNVSRMPVREALLQLKNEGVLEGTSRGFVLRVYTAQDIEDIFSVRLLLEPPAAKLACIHQSKVGMLAMEQALSRIEATHQQGDPIDNIQANWAFRSAWISMVPNKQLVDTMARLHDQADQARIACLQDPQFRLETMQRAKAICQAFRECQQEQAAQLIRENLVICCSAYCLKQAELLA, encoded by the coding sequence ATGGCTGCCAATCCCTACAAGAAACGCGAACCCAATATCCGTGAACAAGTCTATGGCATGTTGCGTCAGGACATTGCCCTGGGCAAGATCGGCTTTGACGTGCGGCTGGTCGATAACGAAATTGCGGCCAGCCTGAATGTCTCGCGCATGCCGGTGCGTGAAGCCTTGCTGCAACTGAAAAACGAAGGGGTGCTGGAAGGAACATCACGCGGCTTTGTACTGCGGGTCTACACCGCCCAGGATATCGAGGACATTTTCTCAGTACGTCTTTTACTTGAGCCACCAGCAGCCAAGCTGGCCTGCATCCATCAAAGCAAAGTGGGCATGCTGGCAATGGAACAGGCCTTGAGCCGAATTGAAGCCACTCACCAGCAAGGTGACCCGATCGACAATATTCAGGCCAACTGGGCCTTTCGCAGTGCCTGGATCAGCATGGTGCCCAACAAGCAATTGGTCGACACCATGGCACGCCTGCACGATCAGGCCGACCAAGCCCGGATTGCCTGCCTCCAGGACCCCCAGTTCCGATTGGAGACCATGCAGCGGGCCAAGGCCATCTGCCAGGCATTCCGTGAATGCCAGCAGGAGCAGGCAGCCCAGTTGATTAGGGAAAACCTGGTCATTTGCTGCTCGGCCTACTGCCTCAAGCAAGCGGAGCTGCTGGCCTGA
- a CDS encoding LysR family transcriptional regulator: protein MRWRHVEIFDAICRGGSLTQAAQLLHISQPAASKMLATAEMQLGFRLFDRVRGRLIPTREASILAPYVARLHQNLDDVSRLARNLRSHHEGLWRIGSSPAFGLELLPVALSRCRQAHPAMSFELRTHHSGELLQALETRDLDMVMSFDQGEASGVQRQVLAHTELVHVTLPGVAPLRHWKEMAGRAFIALDADDPVGAMVESLLQNHAPDVTPFMRVQTHYVACSLVVQQVGEALVDLVTARAMQGRGLAIHRLPEPLPIPVSILTAPDDAGSGSRERVLDHIRQALLECRFPG, encoded by the coding sequence ATGCGGTGGCGGCATGTAGAAATTTTTGACGCAATCTGCCGTGGCGGTTCATTGACACAGGCCGCGCAGTTGCTGCATATCTCCCAGCCTGCGGCCAGCAAGATGCTGGCAACGGCGGAAATGCAGCTGGGATTTCGGCTGTTTGACCGCGTGCGGGGCCGCTTGATCCCCACACGCGAGGCCAGCATCCTGGCGCCTTACGTGGCGCGCTTGCATCAGAATCTGGATGACGTCAGCCGACTGGCGCGCAATCTGCGCTCTCACCATGAAGGGCTGTGGCGTATAGGCAGCAGTCCGGCGTTTGGCCTGGAGCTGCTGCCGGTCGCCTTGAGTCGCTGCCGTCAGGCGCACCCGGCCATGAGTTTCGAGCTGCGTACCCACCATAGTGGCGAGTTGCTGCAAGCCTTGGAAACGCGCGACCTGGACATGGTGATGAGCTTTGATCAGGGCGAAGCCTCCGGTGTGCAGCGGCAGGTGTTGGCCCATACGGAACTGGTACACGTTACCTTGCCGGGCGTTGCTCCGTTGCGTCACTGGAAGGAGATGGCCGGGCGCGCCTTCATTGCTTTGGACGCGGATGACCCGGTCGGTGCGATGGTGGAAAGCCTGTTGCAAAACCATGCTCCCGATGTCACGCCCTTTATGCGTGTGCAGACCCATTACGTTGCTTGCAGTCTGGTGGTGCAGCAGGTGGGCGAGGCCCTGGTCGATCTGGTCACCGCGCGCGCCATGCAAGGCCGAGGCCTTGCCATCCATCGTTTGCCCGAGCCTTTGCCTATCCCCGTGAGTATTTTGACGGCCCCTGATGATGCGGGCTCGGGTTCGCGCGAACGCGTGCTCGATCACATCCGGCAGGCGCTGCTGGAATGCCGTTTTCCTGGTTGA
- a CDS encoding D-amino acid dehydrogenase: MHVCIIGAGVIGMSTAFMLRQKGIKVTVLEAGPQVAGQTSFANGGQLSYSYVAPLADPGVFKDLPRWLLNKDSPLRFKPALSLQQWRWLLHFLKACRSDVVRRTTAQMLSLSYLSRDVLHDWQARFNLEFAHQRNGKLIVFRSPGPFEHAREQAQLQAELGSSQQVLEAAQVLELEPSLQALGSRLQGAIYTPSEEAGDACLFALALHERLQNDGDYELRLNTPVQRFVMEGRDIRAVHTPQGEFQADQFVLASGMGTVSLLRQLGGRPLIYPLKGYSLSLPLEGLNQAVPAISVTDYEQRIVYARLGKVLRMAAMVDIGFEGLDIPAARMATLKQQVNGLFPGLPLEQAQTWAGLRPATPSGKPVVGASKLAGRLWVNVGHGALGFTLACGSAAILAAHLTGEASPIDDAPFRP, encoded by the coding sequence ATGCATGTATGTATTATCGGCGCCGGTGTAATCGGAATGAGCACTGCGTTCATGTTGCGCCAGAAAGGGATCAAGGTCACGGTTCTGGAGGCCGGCCCGCAGGTGGCCGGACAGACCAGTTTTGCCAACGGTGGGCAGCTAAGTTACAGCTACGTCGCCCCCTTGGCGGATCCCGGCGTGTTCAAGGATTTGCCCCGCTGGTTGTTGAACAAAGACTCGCCCCTGCGTTTTAAGCCGGCCCTGAGCCTGCAGCAATGGCGCTGGCTGCTTCATTTTCTGAAAGCCTGCCGCAGTGATGTGGTGCGTCGGACTACTGCGCAGATGCTGAGTCTGTCCTACTTGAGCCGCGACGTTCTGCACGACTGGCAAGCACGTTTCAATCTGGAGTTTGCTCATCAACGCAATGGCAAACTGATTGTGTTCCGTAGCCCGGGCCCGTTTGAGCATGCGCGTGAGCAAGCGCAACTGCAGGCTGAGCTGGGTTCGTCGCAGCAAGTGCTGGAGGCCGCCCAGGTACTGGAATTGGAACCCTCACTACAGGCTTTGGGTTCACGCTTGCAAGGTGCGATTTACACACCGAGTGAAGAAGCGGGCGACGCTTGTTTGTTTGCCCTTGCCTTGCATGAGCGCCTGCAAAACGACGGTGACTACGAATTGAGGCTGAACACACCGGTGCAGCGTTTTGTGATGGAAGGACGCGACATTCGCGCTGTGCACACCCCGCAAGGCGAGTTTCAAGCAGATCAGTTTGTTCTTGCCAGCGGGATGGGTACGGTGTCTTTGCTGCGGCAATTGGGTGGCCGCCCGTTGATTTATCCCTTGAAGGGTTATAGCTTGAGCCTGCCGCTGGAGGGTTTGAATCAGGCGGTGCCGGCGATCAGCGTCACCGATTACGAACAGCGTATTGTGTACGCCCGTCTGGGCAAGGTACTGCGCATGGCCGCGATGGTGGATATTGGGTTTGAAGGTTTGGATATTCCTGCTGCCCGCATGGCGACCTTGAAGCAGCAGGTCAATGGCCTGTTTCCCGGTCTGCCGCTGGAACAGGCCCAGACCTGGGCTGGTTTGCGGCCTGCGACGCCATCGGGCAAACCGGTGGTGGGAGCCAGCAAGCTGGCAGGTCGCTTGTGGGTGAATGTAGGCCACGGCGCATTGGGCTTCACCTTGGCTTGCGGTAGCGCAGCGATTCTGGCGGCTCACCTGACGGGCGAGGCTTCGCCTATTGATGACGCTCCATTTCGTCCTTAA
- a CDS encoding acyltransferase yields MNWISNARIVAIFSVVCLHIAAYAVLNAEVGTANWWSGNLYDAATRWCVPVFVMVSGALLLEPRPQEGMKLFYRKRASRVLLPLLFWTAFYLGWTAFKQHWWTPQADPYPYLERLLQGRPYFHLWFLYMIVFLYLFTPFLRRMVQNTNLKQLTVLTGAAFVLSALSTLSKPELNTHSAPFFTWFLSYLPYFLLGYLLRKVPVRVPRWLTLSVLLGSIAATAWGFYALAITHDRQTAAYFYDYLSITVIPMSIALIVLLRDWNQPLINSRISAHLAELTLGVYLIHPWLIDLMYRYLFTALDFNALWSIPALAVAIYGLSLLLTAGFKATPVLRATV; encoded by the coding sequence ATGAACTGGATCAGCAATGCGCGGATCGTGGCGATTTTCTCGGTGGTATGCCTGCATATCGCTGCCTACGCCGTCCTCAATGCCGAGGTAGGCACGGCCAACTGGTGGAGCGGCAATCTGTATGATGCGGCCACCCGCTGGTGCGTACCGGTCTTTGTGATGGTCAGCGGTGCGCTCCTGCTCGAACCCCGGCCTCAAGAAGGCATGAAACTGTTCTATCGCAAACGGGCATCACGGGTCTTGCTGCCCTTGCTGTTCTGGACGGCCTTTTACCTGGGCTGGACCGCCTTCAAGCAACATTGGTGGACGCCGCAGGCAGATCCCTACCCCTATCTGGAGCGTCTATTGCAGGGGCGTCCCTATTTTCACCTCTGGTTTTTGTACATGATCGTGTTCCTGTACCTGTTCACGCCATTTTTGCGTCGCATGGTCCAGAACACCAATCTGAAGCAATTGACGGTGCTGACTGGAGCCGCTTTCGTACTGTCTGCGCTGAGCACCCTGAGCAAGCCAGAGCTGAACACTCACTCGGCTCCTTTCTTCACCTGGTTTCTGTCTTATCTGCCCTATTTCCTGCTGGGCTATCTGCTGCGCAAAGTACCTGTACGCGTGCCCCGCTGGCTGACCCTCTCGGTATTACTGGGCAGTATTGCGGCCACAGCCTGGGGCTTTTACGCGTTGGCCATCACCCACGATCGTCAAACCGCGGCGTACTTTTACGACTACCTGAGCATTACCGTCATCCCCATGTCTATCGCGTTGATCGTGCTGCTGCGTGACTGGAATCAGCCCTTGATCAACTCGCGCATCAGTGCCCATCTGGCGGAGCTGACCTTGGGGGTGTATTTGATCCACCCCTGGCTGATCGACCTGATGTACCGCTACCTGTTCACGGCGCTGGATTTCAATGCGCTGTGGTCGATTCCTGCGTTGGCAGTGGCCATCTATGGTCTGTCCCTGCTGCTGACGGCCGGCTTCAAAGCGACGCCGGTTTTGCGGGCAACCGTCTAA
- the rmuC gene encoding DNA recombination protein RmuC gives MQLDLTGMDVLIAVVALALGLVLGAWLRSRMSAPVERALEDRCARLEQDLAHAHEHSQHAQNRAVELDKELIRRDAQIQAQERRNQAIQEDLEHSREQMRLQFESLAQQILEAKGQTLRQDSQRTLDEMLRPFREQLAGFQLRVNQVHDESVKGQTALSLELQRMQEMGLRMSAEAHSLAMALKGDKKTTGNWGETQLEKTLEVAGLVRGVHFDTQWQARDEQGRLRYPDFVVHLPQDKHLVLDCKVSLVDYDRAIRAQTDEERQQSLQAHVQALRNHIDDLATKDYSALPGLNSPGFVFMYVPIEAAYMQALQQHHGLFDYGLGKNVLMVSHTTLLPILRTVANIWMMVRSNEQAHELSQRAGDIYNQVSLLAERLKKLGETLGQAGKHYNSTVTALAGQQGLYGKVSRFAELSARAKRTQPGIEPLHTDIEHERLEWVLPQETEPVQEKGSDA, from the coding sequence ATGCAGCTGGATTTGACGGGAATGGATGTGCTGATCGCGGTGGTCGCCTTGGCGCTGGGACTGGTGCTGGGTGCATGGCTGCGGTCGCGCATGAGCGCCCCGGTCGAGCGGGCACTGGAGGATCGATGCGCGCGTCTGGAGCAGGATCTGGCCCATGCTCACGAGCACTCTCAGCACGCCCAGAACCGGGCCGTGGAACTGGATAAAGAGCTGATACGCCGCGATGCTCAGATTCAGGCCCAGGAACGGCGTAACCAGGCTATCCAGGAGGACCTGGAACATAGCCGTGAACAAATGCGGCTGCAGTTCGAGTCGCTGGCTCAACAGATTCTGGAGGCCAAAGGACAAACGTTGCGCCAGGACAGCCAGCGCACCCTGGATGAAATGCTGCGACCCTTTCGCGAGCAATTGGCTGGTTTTCAACTGCGGGTGAACCAGGTGCATGACGAGTCCGTGAAAGGCCAGACCGCCTTGAGTCTGGAGCTGCAACGCATGCAGGAAATGGGGCTGCGCATGAGTGCCGAAGCGCACTCGCTGGCGATGGCCCTGAAAGGTGATAAGAAAACCACGGGGAATTGGGGTGAAACCCAGCTGGAGAAAACGCTGGAAGTGGCGGGGCTGGTGCGTGGTGTGCACTTTGATACGCAGTGGCAGGCACGCGATGAGCAAGGCCGCCTGCGGTATCCCGACTTTGTGGTCCATCTTCCCCAGGACAAGCATCTGGTGCTGGACTGTAAGGTGTCCCTGGTGGACTACGACCGCGCCATTCGTGCTCAGACCGATGAGGAGCGTCAGCAAAGCCTGCAGGCGCATGTGCAGGCACTGCGCAACCATATTGATGATCTGGCCACCAAGGATTACAGCGCCTTGCCCGGTTTGAACAGCCCTGGTTTTGTATTCATGTATGTGCCGATTGAAGCGGCCTATATGCAGGCGTTGCAGCAGCATCATGGCCTGTTCGATTACGGTCTGGGCAAGAACGTCCTGATGGTTTCACACACGACCTTGCTGCCCATTTTGCGCACCGTAGCCAATATCTGGATGATGGTGCGCAGCAATGAGCAGGCCCACGAACTGAGCCAACGTGCAGGGGATATCTATAACCAGGTGTCTCTCCTGGCCGAACGTCTGAAAAAGCTGGGCGAAACCTTGGGGCAGGCGGGCAAACACTATAACAGCACCGTTACGGCACTGGCTGGCCAGCAAGGTTTGTACGGCAAAGTCAGCCGCTTTGCCGAGCTATCGGCCAGGGCCAAACGTACGCAGCCGGGGATTGAGCCCTTGCATACGGATATTGAGCATGAGCGGCTGGAATGGGTGTTGCCGCAAGAGACTGAGCCGGTGCAGGAAAAAGGGTCGGATGCGTGA
- a CDS encoding EAL domain-containing protein, whose amino-acid sequence MKLPRFIYLSLRRAIYMPSLLAILGLLVPFAQAAPHAQQHIVRVGVYENPPKLLLDSQARPGGIMGELLMEIAKREGWTLEAVQCDWQQCLNALQNDLLDLVPGLAYSPERAALYSYHNRAVLEDWSQIFTGKTTHIGALNDLNGKRIAVMSGTLQLTQLYNILQKLELGSRLVITDSQYSALKLVQTKQADAAVVGHLFGVRHAGEHGLKTAPIRLEPTNTYFVTAKDRNLDLLAAIDTHIKNWQDNNDPFYTETLNQWGLRLIEKPTKPWIIPALLTLGVLLTIALLTVTLMRIVLRRQRKKLLRTEHHLHTVLDAIDAYVYIKDDQFRYQYANRKLCEDLNYTTDSIVGKTDQDLYANKQTINEFRHNDEQVLYSGERLAVEEVVRDRKGDIRATFFSIKMPVQDPETRQTSLYCISTNISALKATQSENYRLAFYDPLTELPNRRLLLQRLERHLQTIEPYKRPGALYFLDLDRFKHINDARGHAIGDALLRKVARRLSLIIDPQDIVARLGGDEFVILKILHPGTVRDCYKEALEFAELVRTRLEEPYNIEGHSYLSSSSIGLALITDSTLTSEDLMRQADTAMYRSKENGRNQITLYEPGMQEAVEEHLNLQHDLRFAIGSDQLRLFVQSQYDKHNRICGAEVLLRWLHPTRGMLTPNLFIPLAESTDLITPLGDWIMASVCDLLLQTQQCHFPISINVSPIQFRRPDFARRTRQILESSGAPAHRLIFEITEGVLMEDFSSANSMMRELKDLGIRFSMDDFGTGYSNLAAIRRLPLYELKMDRSLILGVPGEQEANAIVRTVLAMARQLGLHVVAEGVENEQQKEFLLRRGCHGLQGYLFSAPQLVEQWLELIEQDGGPAAAP is encoded by the coding sequence ATGAAATTGCCCCGCTTTATTTATCTATCGCTGCGCAGGGCAATCTACATGCCAAGCCTACTGGCTATCCTGGGCCTGTTGGTCCCCTTTGCCCAGGCGGCACCGCATGCCCAACAGCATATTGTGCGTGTGGGCGTCTATGAAAATCCCCCCAAGCTTTTGCTAGATAGCCAGGCCCGTCCCGGCGGCATTATGGGCGAGCTGCTGATGGAGATTGCCAAGCGCGAGGGCTGGACCCTGGAGGCGGTACAGTGCGACTGGCAACAGTGCCTGAACGCCTTGCAAAACGACCTGCTCGATCTCGTGCCAGGACTGGCCTATTCGCCCGAACGGGCAGCGCTGTACAGCTACCACAACCGAGCGGTGCTGGAGGACTGGTCTCAGATCTTCACAGGCAAAACCACACATATCGGCGCGCTGAACGACCTGAATGGCAAACGCATTGCGGTCATGAGCGGCACCCTGCAACTGACCCAGCTCTACAATATTTTGCAAAAACTGGAACTGGGCTCCAGGCTGGTCATCACCGACTCCCAGTACAGTGCCCTGAAACTGGTACAGACCAAACAGGCCGACGCCGCAGTAGTCGGCCATTTATTTGGGGTACGCCATGCCGGTGAACATGGCCTGAAAACCGCCCCTATCCGGCTGGAACCGACCAACACTTATTTTGTCACTGCCAAGGACCGCAACCTGGATCTGCTGGCGGCCATTGATACCCACATCAAGAACTGGCAAGACAATAACGACCCGTTCTATACCGAAACGCTGAACCAGTGGGGTCTGCGCCTGATCGAAAAGCCGACCAAGCCCTGGATTATTCCTGCATTGCTGACGCTGGGCGTCTTGTTGACGATCGCTCTGCTTACCGTGACCCTGATGCGCATTGTCCTGCGTCGCCAGCGCAAAAAACTGCTGCGCACCGAGCATCATTTGCATACGGTGCTCGATGCCATTGACGCCTACGTGTACATCAAGGACGATCAGTTCCGCTATCAATACGCCAACCGCAAGCTGTGCGAGGACCTGAACTACACCACCGACAGCATTGTGGGTAAAACCGATCAGGATCTGTACGCCAACAAACAGACCATCAACGAATTCCGGCACAACGACGAACAGGTGCTGTACAGCGGTGAACGATTGGCCGTGGAAGAGGTGGTGCGGGACCGTAAAGGCGATATACGCGCCACATTTTTCTCCATCAAGATGCCCGTCCAAGACCCGGAAACGCGGCAAACCAGCCTGTACTGCATCTCCACCAACATCTCGGCCCTTAAAGCCACGCAATCAGAAAACTATCGGCTGGCTTTTTACGACCCACTCACCGAACTGCCCAACCGCCGCCTGCTGCTGCAACGTCTGGAACGCCACCTGCAAACCATCGAGCCTTACAAACGGCCCGGTGCGTTGTACTTTCTGGATCTGGACCGCTTCAAACATATCAACGACGCACGCGGACACGCCATTGGCGATGCCTTGCTGCGCAAAGTAGCACGCCGCCTGTCCTTGATTATTGACCCCCAGGACATCGTGGCCCGACTGGGCGGGGACGAGTTTGTCATCCTGAAGATTCTGCACCCAGGCACCGTGCGCGACTGCTACAAAGAAGCACTGGAATTTGCTGAACTGGTGCGCACCCGTCTTGAGGAGCCTTACAACATTGAAGGCCATTCGTATCTGAGCAGCAGCAGTATCGGTCTGGCCCTGATTACCGACAGCACCCTGACTTCGGAAGACCTGATGCGTCAGGCCGACACGGCCATGTATCGCTCCAAAGAAAATGGCCGCAACCAGATCACGCTGTACGAGCCTGGCATGCAAGAGGCCGTCGAAGAACATTTGAATCTGCAACACGATCTGCGCTTTGCCATAGGGTCGGATCAACTGCGCCTGTTTGTGCAGTCCCAGTACGACAAGCACAACCGTATTTGTGGTGCTGAAGTACTGCTGCGCTGGCTGCATCCCACCCGCGGCATGCTCACTCCCAATCTGTTCATTCCGCTGGCGGAAAGCACGGACCTGATCACCCCCCTGGGCGACTGGATCATGGCCTCGGTCTGTGATCTGCTGCTGCAAACCCAGCAGTGCCACTTTCCGATTTCCATTAACGTCAGCCCGATCCAGTTCCGCCGGCCCGATTTTGCCCGCCGCACACGCCAGATTCTGGAAAGCAGCGGCGCCCCCGCCCATCGCCTGATTTTTGAGATTACCGAAGGCGTGCTGATGGAGGACTTCAGCTCTGCCAACAGCATGATGCGGGAACTCAAGGATCTGGGCATCCGCTTTTCCATGGATGACTTTGGTACCGGCTATTCCAACCTGGCCGCCATACGCCGCCTGCCACTGTATGAGTTGAAAATGGACCGCAGCCTGATTCTGGGGGTGCCTGGGGAGCAAGAAGCCAACGCCATTGTGCGCACGGTACTGGCCATGGCACGACAACTGGGCCTGCACGTGGTGGCTGAAGGGGTGGAAAACGAGCAGCAGAAAGAATTCCTGCTGCGTCGCGGCTGCCATGGATTGCAGGGCTATTTGTTCAGCGCCCCGCAACTGGTGGAGCAGTGGCTGGAGCTTATTGAGCAGGATGGGGGTCCTGCCGCCGCCCCCTGA
- a CDS encoding acylphosphatase yields the protein MADCETVEVSVKGRVQGLGFRASALRHAHLYGVKGWVSNAGDGSVELLLQGTADAIDRMVSWLYIGPEQAQVEQVDIQRSYTDKRYDFFEIR from the coding sequence ATGGCGGATTGTGAAACCGTAGAGGTGAGTGTTAAAGGGCGGGTCCAGGGGCTTGGGTTTCGTGCCAGCGCCTTGCGTCACGCGCATCTGTATGGCGTCAAAGGCTGGGTCAGCAATGCAGGGGACGGCTCGGTGGAGCTGTTGTTGCAAGGCACGGCCGATGCCATCGATCGTATGGTCAGCTGGCTTTATATCGGTCCCGAGCAGGCGCAGGTTGAGCAGGTGGATATACAGCGCTCTTACACCGACAAGCGTTACGACTTTTTCGAAATTCGCTAA